From the Argentina anserina chromosome 3, drPotAnse1.1, whole genome shotgun sequence genome, the window TGTTGTTACAGCGTCAGTCACTACCCTTCGCAAAACAAGTCAACCACTATTCACAAGTTTGTGCAGAACTTCAGCACCAGATAGGAGCTCAAGCTGCCCAAGCAGATCTAGCAAAATCTCTACATGTAGTTCTTATCGGAAGCAATGACATAATCGACTACGTTGATTCATCCAGCACCCAAAAGCAATATACACCGGACCAGTATGTGAAATTGATGTTGTCCACTCTTGAGCAACACCTGGAGGTACACAAATTGAAATGAGCCGGCCGGATCAGCTCTGTATATGTGTGCATAGTTGATATTGTTATACTTAATCTCACTGCTCAACGTTGTCCACTCTTCTTTTTTGGCAGAGAATACATAGTCTCGGTGCTCGGAAATTCGCAATTCTCGGCGCTCCACCAGTGGGATGTTTTCCGGCACGAAGGGATATTAAAACAGGAGAATGCAATGAGTTAGGAAACTCCATCTCTTCTATGTATAGTGATGGGCTCAAGTCCATGATGCAACAATTGAAACCAGCGTTAGGCGTAAACTACTCCTTCTTCGAGACTTATGACATCTTCCTTAACATGATCCAAAGTCCATCATCTTACGGTACTAGCTCGTATCTCCCTTCTAGCTGCTTTCTAAATTAGTGAAAATTAGTGTTCTACTTTCAGAAGAGTCTATCACGTTATATATACTACCATACTCTCAATTTCCATGTGCATGGTTAAATGATCAAGCATTGCTTTATGGTGGTTTTATTACATGCAATCAGATCGACAACCTAGCTAGCatgctatatatagatatactGTACGTAACAGACTGACCCTGGAATGAAGGCTACGTATTACAATTGGTAATTTGTTTCAGGATTTAATGAGACTAAAGCTGCATGCTGTTTCGTCGGAAATGTTAACGCAAAGGTTCCTTGTCTACCAGTCTCAAGATACTGCTCCAATAGAACGGACCATATGTTCTGGGATATATTCCACCCTACAGAGGCAACTAACAAAATTTTGGTGGAACATCTTTTTGAGGGTTCAACATACTCATTTCCAATGAATGTGAAGAAGTTAGTTTCTCTCTGAAAGCTCAAGATGAATAAGGGGATGGGAGAGAGTTGAATTCACTATGTTAACAGCAGTAAAGAAGGAAAGATACATGTCACTCGCAAATTAAGCACCTGATACTACAGAGGAACATATATAAAGGAGATCAAATACTTGTACACTAGTCTTCCTGGACGCGCTAAGCGCATTCAAAAAGGCCGCGTGCGCTGTGTTTTGTTTTAACTCTCCTGAAAATAAAAGTTGTACTACCAAAGATGAAGAACAAAAATTTCGAAGAATGATGCGTGTTGATGCAGTTCCCCTGAACTATGAAAATCGTGGGCAGCAACCGTCCCTTTTCTTCTACCCAAACTCATCGAGGGTTACTGCATCTCGTGAAGAGAAAC encodes:
- the LOC126786072 gene encoding GDSL esterase/lipase At5g55050-like, with translation MTMEAGGVSTICFPIFSIIVFVFIAFSKAQTVPAIYIFGDSLLDVGNNNYLSDSFSKADFPPNGIDFPTKNATGRFCNGKNAADFLAEKVSLPTSPPYLSLVSKSNKLNGSLEAGVSFASGGAGIFNGTDEEHRQSLPFAKQVNHYSQVCAELQHQIGAQAAQADLAKSLHVVLIGSNDIIDYVDSSSTQKQYTPDQYVKLMLSTLEQHLERIHSLGARKFAILGAPPVGCFPARRDIKTGECNELGNSISSMYSDGLKSMMQQLKPALGVNYSFFETYDIFLNMIQSPSSYGFNETKAACCFVGNVNAKVPCLPVSRYCSNRTDHMFWDIFHPTEATNKILVEHLFEGSTYSFPMNVKKLVSL